The genomic window tttttcatcgacacatattaatacattttctggTTTAATGTCAGTGtgtattatgttacattttgtatgtaaataatcTAAGCCTTCAAGTACCTGTTGTATAATACtcttaacattttgtattggTATACCTGAGTAATCACTTTTAATAAtcaactttaataaattatgaccaAGTACTTCAAATACCATACATATGTGATGACCATTAACaccactaattttaaaatcattcaatAACATGACTACTCGCTCCCGTTTTTTATCACTAGTATCAGAATCACGGACacttttcaaaagttttatttcATCTAAAGCAGTTTCAGTAAAATGAGATGCACTTTTTACTACTTTAAGCGCAACATAACGCTTGTCAGTAAAATCCCAACATAGCCAAACAGTTGAAAAATGGCCCCATCCAAGTTTTCTTAACACATGATATCTGTAAAAATAcagtaagtaaaattaataataaatcttgtttttttttttaatcttataaagttataaatatcaaggtaaatacttttaataatttttttcaaatagtttttttacctaactaattataattaatatacaataatataaaggttTTAAACAgtactacaatttataataaacaaactagCTGATTGTTATCTGCTCTAAATAATGAAagtatatcacatattataatttgtttaaacacaatttagCTACAAACACTTTTTATCAATAGATATTTACCCAATAGTAGTTTTCACACTATCAAAATTAGGtacataggtaaatattatgattgtaattCTTCCTATGCttcttatatgtataataaaaatgtatccaaTGAAAGTAAAACTACCTATTATGTGAGGAGTTATAAAAGATTCAGCTTTTCCCTTTCCCTACGCTCGCCCCTAAttgttaacaattataaataattgatggaaatgtttttttaggtACAAAATAAGCAGTTTTTAGTAACATTGttagcaataattattataaaagctaTAGCTTTATTATTCCCAGAATTTTGACTAGGTATAGTAGGTAGTGCCATTGGATTTGTGAGGTAAGAAATAAGAATCTCAAATGTCCATCTCAcctattttgaaatacatcTCCTATTTGTACGGGGTGATAACCACCCTTGCAATAATCGCTAGACTCTTCTTGTTCTTCTTCGTCTGAAGCGTACATCTCATCCGTGCCCTCATCAGACTCATTAGATGAAGAATCACTGTCCCTCTGATTCACATGGGACTTAGCCTTGTCTGAACCTTTGTTATTCGGTACGGAGGGCAGAGCAGTCTTGCGGTCTTCGTGTGGCTTTTTGGGTAATTTACGCCGTTTCTTTTTAGCCTGTATTGCCAATATCCGCCTGTTCGTGTCCTTGTTCATCGCCTGCTGTTCCCTGTGACAAAACGCCCAAACGTTTGTTTCAAAAACTTCGTCGGTCACTGCTGTTAAAAGAGACACTCACCGTGTGGTTGTCCAAGGGCTGCTGACGGACGCGTCGCGAAGACTTGACACGGCAGTGGATGCGAATGATCGAAGGAGCTACGGCTACGGTAGCTATCGAAATCGACGAAGAGCGTTCGGAACGAGCAAACGAGAGTTTTACGGTGTTTGGAAAGAGCTAGCAATTCGAGGATTtggaaaacattaaaacataaataagtacaaaaaaaaaagaaaaaactaaaagtgTATATATTAGATTGCGCAAAGGGGTCCAGGCTGCCGAGCACACGCAAGTATTGTATGTGATAATGAATGACGACAacgactataaaaataaatgcaagcTGAGTGAAGTCAGACTGCGCCGGTGTACACACTGTAAAAGTACAAACGCTTTTGATAACGATGACAACGACGACCACCACCGTCCCATCACATCAAACACTTTGCTTATCAGTTATCTGAGATTTTCGcggacaataattattatataatgtttttattttaataataataataataataataataatacgtcgaCGTTTGACGAAAAAATTTCCGAAATTTTCTTCCACGCGCGCACACACGTTAACGCGCACTACGGTATTATGTTTTCTACTCGCCCGGGCGGTTCGGTAGACGTTTACACCGAGTCTGACACTGGCCCGGTACGGCGGTCGCGCACAGTTTTCGCTTTGAACACATTATTTTGACTATTGTGAAGTCGCCTTTAAACCGATATACCGACGTCCGACAGTCTTCGCCgtggcaatataatataatatcgtcatCGTTATTTTCGTTACctaactttttgtttttcaccGACCTCCTCGTTTCGCGTCCTGCAATGACGTCCGCGTGAGAAGACACCGGGTTGCGGAGGCGTACGATCATCGAAGGGTCGGTGACGGCGGAAACAGCATCAGAGTACGTTCTTTTCCGTGACCACCCCGTGTGACTGTTCTGCTTGTTTGTACAGTACTGCACATTAATGTGCCCAAGGTACAAGACATGAGACACGTAATAAATCGGCCAAACTCGTAGTTGCTTCCCGGCTGAAACATCATATTtgatattctattaaaataactatcaaaATATCGCCCACAGAAATACCGTCATCGTAGGTAAATCCTCATTACGACGTATCTGTCGACTGCTGTCGGTGCAGTACTGCAGCTAATAGTTATGCGATTGTTCTAGGTctacatcattaaaatatttatcattgatctcgctaaaatatacataaaatttcaaaattttgttgtatgatAACCGGCCACCCCCTCCatctagtacctatttatacgtattattttgaCGAATACttcgattttgaattttgtattcGTCATGTttgatatttctttttatttaccatttatGATAATGTATCATGTATGTCCTATATCACGAATTAtcatatacttatatcataactcataacacattttatatttttatatgcatttaacaCTGGGTGTGGGTATAAATTCAGAGTAAAAAAAACACGACTACTACAACAGTACTACAACGATTTGTAGACTgtcattaatcatattataatacaaactgTAGTGATTCAATAGACATCcatttttaaccaaaaataattattataaacggttATCAACGAATATGATTTTaaggttttattataatgttatatcattaaaaaaaataataataattgaataaacggtctaatattttcattctCAATACTTTTTGAGAACTGTTTTTCACTATTAAGGAATGGGCATAGCCAGAcagttaactttttttacttattatttatcgctagttatataattattattaaccatcAATCACTTTTCCACCAATCATCACTAcccaattgtataatatttccaaGTTACGAGTGTTATTgtgattattaaatacctaccaatatgcgtattttatactataatataatatgtaattttattagctAGGTAGGTATtgagttttgatattttatttgagtgTCATCTTATTTAATGGAATGTTTTTATATGGTATCaacatatcaaattaatattaatattgattaataatcaacaaattacaactgatgaattatttataagttatgaatattaaatataaaattataaatacgtacTTCTTAAAATCATAATCTAATTACCAATCGACAATATTGGTAAATCCAATTTATTTcagttaacaaaaattataatgcaatGAGTACCTACCACGAAGACATAAATTTAGAAAGATAAAAGTCAATACCAACCTAGAgtcaatgattatttaaaattattcatttaataagtatattaaaattttgaattatctgtaatatctgtaatattagaaataacttTTACCAGTTAGTGTATATTTGACCTTTTGAGTGACTTCGTTTATTAaccattaaagtatattatgacgtatgTTGTATGTATCGTCCAAAGTTTTAAAGAGTTCTCACCACTAGTgaatcataaatattgttatatacttatatgttaaaaatttatcgtACAGatacagataaaatatttaactttaagtctaataatattattatattatcttttttaaccatatttttatattcacctctttctttttgtaaataatttctatctAATATTGTACCCTTTATATTTCTCACAAAtacttaattgtattatagtttaaataaaaaaaagttcaataaTAGCCAGTAGGTcaatttatcttaatattaatgtttaacaaGATTGGTTGCGGTGGTCGCAAACTCGCAAATTGACTATTCACGTGATCcggatttaattaaaatattgtattaacattttaataaataataaaaatttattttgatgacaattatataaacagtTAATGTACAACCAGATTTGTATGTTTACAACAGATGTAGTTACAGTTGGTTAAATGTTAGTgatgagttttttattattattgttaaatgtatatattatataggtatagtgaaTTTACAAATTCAATTTGTAAAGAGCTAAATTAGGTTTGATAGGTTTGAAAGACATGTTGTATTGTTAGAAAGGAGTgtccaatgaaaaaaaaaaaaaaaacccgttctaatcatttaaaaaaacttgtgttataaattattatatgataacctATGTCTCGGGAGGAAAATGGTATATcttgttatgaaaataattcttttaaagagttgtataagtttataactcttatttatttttagttatagataatttaaacaaattctacaattaactaaaattaaatgaactaCAACacaaaaaatcttattaagaTGTAAATTCATCACAACTAATCACGATATGAACAAATTTGGCCCCATTTAACCCCGTACATAAATCtataaacaattgaaaatgaaaattataagctCGAAAATTATGGAAGATACGAAAAGTAAACTtttaaggtattttaaatattattcataataaaataaaataaacaaaacaattgtggtgaatataatgttatttgtagttatacacaatttactttaaaaaatgccaatttttgacaatttttttactgttttgaatttaataaatttataatttgtacagtTCTGGTTTAattgtttactattttaataatttatagcacaataaaatagctttaaaatttTGGCGATACACCAATAAAAATGCAGTAGGtctagttaagttaaaaaaaaaaattaatggtccataactgttaaaataaaataacgactTCATCACTctccattaaaattttttttttgtataactaagatatagtatcataatatatgaccacagaatatattaagtatgacTACGCGCGTTAGGCGATCACTTGTCCCGGGATACGTATAAACtataccattttatttatcataaacatGTTTGTGAGAGTGAACTAAGCTTTCTCTACCCAAATTGTGCTTATACTTAGCACCTtgcaaatacatttaaattattataaaagcctAATAACTTTTCTTCGTACCCTCGGCATTCGAAAGTTGTGgaattttattggtatttactatttcCTATTTCCTGCAAGGCTGTAAAAGCATAATAATTCATTGGTTATTTAACAAACCtactcatacatattataccgcTATCCCTAAACATAATAAagcaatgtttatattattatgagttaaaacggcaaatggaaaaaaaaaacactaaaattagtttgatcagagaataaattaaatttattctgtggcacataatgtaatatgaaatacgatgtttattgtatataaataatcagttGCTAAACAATAATCTTCCGCTTCGAAAGAGGATACAccaaatcaacattttattgttcatttatCCTAATgctacaaaacaaaattgcaCAATGCtaggtgtataataaaattaataatacaatgaataatgattagaTATAATGAGGTAtggttagtattattatttattatatattataaaagtgccTATTGTGAATTCAagttaatatttgaacatataggtacataatatgcttTTATAATGCTgctttttgttatataatagtcaaagaaaaaaattttttgactagattgagtacctaataatttgttttaaacaatataatcccGAAAGTATTTAGGcttgcaaaaatatttaagtgttctctttaattttgattataggtCAATCAGATCTAATTTTAGACTGAAGCCTAGCTTATTACTGTTTGGATTTTCGGAATTCCGTGTCGGAgaaaaagacaaaaataattggcgcacataattttctttattttattgatgtaaaCGCTATATTATGATTCTAATCCTTGgacttttacaatttattttcctaaaaacaaaaattcaaacaaatcaCTGATGGTcacaatgttttatacattttcacgTAATGTCAgtgataaatcaataaaaatactaactacattatataaaatgcgtaaactaattaaaagtaCATTTCTTAAGTCAAAATTCTCCCGGTGAGAAGATTCTTTATTTTGCTGGAACACCTGTCTTTTTTCTTAGTTTACGTTATACGTCACTTAATTCAGTTAttgttctaatatattatatgaaacagGGTTTGAGTCATAAATAGTTTTGATTTCATgacaaaaaaatcgtttttaaaaatatgaatgtttGACAGTATTTCTCACTTtctctgtatattatacttgttccCAActagaacaataaaatattggaagacttgaattttcaaaacaaacagGTATTATACGTGATGTATTTATTGAAGTTTTTCTCTTTACATTGAACTTTAAAGGcacgttaattaattaacatagcttataaatataattattaatattttatgtttagatatttatattttatattttgaattgttatatatttttaaaactaaataattaaaggcATATTAATGCattctatattattcatgTGTTAGTTcactcataattattataatattaaaatgacatgtaaaacaaataatgatggaaaattatttttatacattcaaaaaGATGTTGTATTTACAGGTGAGTGATCATTAATTGAATCGGTTTGCCAAACAATCCATATACCTAtcccaataattaataagtatttagtttccgaaataataataattgacttGCTGTCAAAGATTATAATtcgtaaatcataaaataaaaatagataatttaatattttgtattgtggtataaatgtataattataattataataattacctcaTATAGCGGTTAACAAGATTTATCGTTGacgtgaataaataatatatacctacttaggtTTAGCAATACGtcacaataatatgattgatGATGATGCAATCAAAAAGTacgaaatgataatttattagtaaatcaATTTAGATATTGTTACTTTGCcctatttaagataatattattttttatataataaaaaataattcaaaatggtGAAACAATACGAGTTACATActtatatgcaatataattatttgttgaaataatataacaattatttttgactagtgcagagtaattattataattaattctggatgtaatataattaagtacctataaataattttttttacaaatttgaaaagaataaataaaatgtaatttttatgtgtGATTTTTATCATGTGggtttaataaaagtatatatatcgtatatatttaagaaatatatgatataagaacataaattataataatattttcctagttttttaaatacaattttagatatgaataaaatgcagtgtttaaatatatttattttttaaatttagttagcTAAATCACATTACTATAGTGAAATCTAAAAGACCATAtagcttatattaattaaaatagtattttattgattttaatatctcaatatatattaattacaagttatatgttatgtgtaatagaaaaatattctttgtatgttattcaattattcagtgaatgtttattttttaatatatttaaaaacaatactctaattcatatttttatttaaataggtataaaaggCCACCATTAAAGTGATCAAAATCATGGATTATATTGCTGCTATTGATGTAGGAACAACTAATTTGAAATGCCAAATTTTTTCGCCAGATTTTCGTGTTATGGGATCTTCTATACAAaaagtatgtatttgtatattagttttatatttatgatgtagaattttgaatttatattgtgcagatagataaaaaaataatatattgtacatgttgttaactaaaattagttttaacttttaagtgttAGAAGGctcctatataattaatacattttatgtttttttgataccctgcattttattactattgtataatataatacctatgtattaattatatattaatatgttatgtatacaatGAGCCTAAAAAGCTGTTTGGAAAGTAATAAGTAGTTTGTAAACTGGCTACCCCATTGCAAAGAGCCTAatcttttgtaaaaaaaactatttttccaTGTagcctacaatataatatatactcattatttattttgcaataGAATTTAAGATGAACATTACAAatgttaaagttttttttgtaatgtgtatactatacaactaataatatggattttaattgtttacagattaatatattaaaaccttTTCAAGGATGGGAAGAAATTAATCCAAGTGAACTACAAAATGGTGTAAAACAAGTATtacaaaatgcattaaaaggtttttaataatattagttgtttatattttatttttaataacagctTAATTGCtaggtatttagtataaaaaaaaaactaaattcaatttttacacAACTAATTAACCATatctcgtattttttttttttttaatatgtaaataacctttattttttctatctatataactcaataattattattcaatgggGGGGgggataatactataataactttttaagtttcaaatcattaatttaaaatctttttcttttgttacaaaaatattttattgataataatccaaaaatttagtaaaagttTAATGGTATaagagtataattatttattaataaatatatattttattaggtataaaaaataaaaatatttagtttaatttatggaTCTTTTAATAGATGCAGATCTCAAgtccaataatataaaaagcatAGGTTTGTCTACACAACgaaatacattcattacttggaataaaaaaactgGTGAACAttaccataattttattacatgggGAGATTCACgatcaaatataatagttaaggagttgaataaatcaataacCTTCAAAGTAAGTACatctaaatattaacatgatgtataaaattgaatataaatttaactaaaaaattaataaataataagtaaactatgataattaactaaattaatatttttatttttagatagtcaaatatatttcaaaaatattatatttaatatttgcatCAAAACAACTTAAAGTTGCAAAatcatttacattttcaaacatacaagtataataatttaatatgttattatatttttaatgtacattatacattaaatactaaatagtatattattgtttatagattTTGCCTAAACTTTTAtggttattacaaaataatcgaAAATTCAGACAAGATATGAAGAATAATGACGTACAATTTGGCACATTAGATACTTGGTTATTATATCAAGCCAGCAATGGTAAATTACATGTGACTGACGTATCTTGTGCTAGTGCTACTGGATTGTTTAACTTGTTCACCATGTCTTGGATGCCTAATCTTGTGTTTCAATATTTCGGGATCACAAGTACTATACTTCCAAGTATTTGTGATTCAaacatattaaagtatttaatagataacaatataacttgCAAAATCTCCAATATTACAATTGCATGCTCGGTGAGTTAACCTCTCTGTGTAATCATTAAACCatccaattattaattaataagactaatgttataataatatagcttgCTGATCAATCAGCATCACTGTACGGAACAGGTTCTTTCTCAAAATATACTGCCAAAGTTACAATGGGGACAGGAATGTTTCTAGATATAAACTGTGGTTCATTACCGGAAGTATGTTTAGGTcagataaaacatattttttattattattaccattagtttttaatattttttaataagttttatgtcaacttataaaaacaaattatctggaaatgtgtaaaaatcaatggatatttattttgtaactaatacagtacatatttttataaataggttatTTTCCATTAGTGGGTTGGACATTGAATGacgatatttgtttttcattggAAGCAGTTGATTACAACAGTGGATCATTAATTCAACTTGCAAAATCCATtggtaaaatgtgtatttgagaagttgaatataatatattgtgtaaaatacaattatatttttcattttaaatacaggTGGTTTCAATAATCCAAAAGAATTGAATACGTTAAAGCAAGggaatgaattttcaactgatagtttattatttgtattacctGAATCTGAGGTGATTAAGTGGTTCTGTgatttaacacaaaaatattgaaattatataacatcaattattttttagccaTCCAAATCAATAAGAAGAGATTACAGTTTTATTGGTGTTACGACGTGTACTACAAAAACAGATATGGCATTATCTATTTTAGAATCTTTTgcatttagaattaaaaaaatattagataattatcACAATGAAATGCCACAAATGAAATTGAATACTTTATGgtaaatacttacataatcaatacaacttatataataacttttaattttgtaactaatttaaaattgtaccattattttatagggTTGATGGTGGTGTGTCTCGTAATGATTACATTTGTCAAACAATTGCTAATGTAACATCAACTACAGTTGTAAGAATGAAAAACAGTAATAGAACCGAAGTATCATGTTTAGGTGCAGCTTTCATGGCTGGACTGTCTTCTGGTATGTGCTGAAGtggatttatttttgctttgttaattaatatgttaggaaatgttatatttaagtaacaaaatgtacatataaattatttttttattattaggtgtatggaaaaataaaagagaATTGGAGAATTTTAGAAACAGAACAGACCAAAAATTTGTTCCagataataatgattactttgcaaatgaatataaatacataagatGGTTATATAaccaaaaatgtttgtattaaaaatactaacttttttatttttttgtattaaaacaaaacgaaacatgatattatgtacaatctcaaaaaataaaactgtttaatacataaaaatatgatgacaAAAGCTTACTTTCTAGCAAAAACTATAACCTGGATTTTGAGTCttcaaatatagtattattttgaaatagtttGGTGATTTCCATTTGTGTATATCCAATACTTTCAAGAATTTCCCTTGTATTTTGTCCACTAACTGCAATCGGTTTGTTTGAACTTGAAACACCAGGAGTGGCACTTAGTTTCGGTGCTGGAACAGGCAccacaacattatttttcctCATAAATGAATTTCTAGTTGCATTATGAGGATGCTGGTCAACTTCGTCTAGCTCTAACACAGGAGTTACACAAGCATCTTTTGaatcaaaaatctaaaatcaaccaaatttttttttaattacatttcaataaaaactaagaatattttacttgCATTGCTCCATTCTTCTCGTGTTTTctctttaaatttgtttgcaATAATTTCTCTATTGCTTTGAAAATTATCCATCTGTTCAACTTCATCGATATTTAATCCTAATCCTTCAATAAACTCTCGATAAAATGCTGGTTCTAATGCACCAACAGCCATCCATTTACCATCTTTGGTTTCGTATGTATCATAAAAGTGCATTCCTCCATCCAgtctgattaaaatttaaaactataatactgagcataatagtataaacataaatttaatttcaataagtcTACTAACAAATTCTCTCCTTTAGATTTCCCCCAAATCATTGAATCTTGTGAACA from Aphis gossypii isolate Hap1 chromosome 1, ASM2018417v2, whole genome shotgun sequence includes these protein-coding regions:
- the LOC114132705 gene encoding putative glycerol kinase 5, which produces MDYIAAIDVGTTNLKCQIFSPDFRVMGSSIQKINILKPFQGWEEINPSELQNGVKQVLQNALKDADLKSNNIKSIGLSTQRNTFITWNKKTGEHYHNFITWGDSRSNIIVKELNKSITFKIVKYISKILYLIFASKQLKVAKSFTFSNIQILPKLLWLLQNNRKFRQDMKNNDVQFGTLDTWLLYQASNGKLHVTDVSCASATGLFNLFTMSWMPNLVFQYFGITSTILPSICDSNILKYLIDNNITCKISNITIACSLADQSASLYGTGSFSKYTAKVTMGTGMFLDINCGSLPEVCLGYFPLVGWTLNDDICFSLEAVDYNSGSLIQLAKSIGGFNNPKELNTLKQGNEFSTDSLLFVLPESEPSKSIRRDYSFIGVTTCTTKTDMALSILESFAFRIKKILDNYHNEMPQMKLNTLWVDGGVSRNDYICQTIANVTSTTVVRMKNSNRTEVSCLGAAFMAGLSSGVWKNKRELENFRNRTDQKFVPDNNDYFANEYKYIRWLYNQKCLY